From a single Endozoicomonas euniceicola genomic region:
- the rarD gene encoding EamA family transporter RarD, whose translation MNQTPSPPQYQYGCGLTCSVTASVLFGITPWLVQQLYINGNELFWVRMVTGSLYLIIIITMSAQWQDVKQMIRHGRNLLFLIPGTALIGIQWWLFVWAPVNQQTKELALGYFLLPLTLALTGWFFHDEKLNLAQKLAITLAASGIAIELWQHGQLPWVALVVAGLYPVYFMVRQNVKASAASIKFFEVSIFLPFALYFLSQSSEFILCIQSTPSLWLLLPLFGIICASSMLLYVSASKKLPFSLFGLLSYLEPALIFVIAVAVLQEPFEATQCVTYGLIWAATLIVVIDLIRLLLHQINQQKKG comes from the coding sequence ACGGCTGTGGACTCACCTGCTCGGTGACTGCATCCGTCCTGTTTGGCATTACCCCCTGGCTGGTACAACAGCTTTATATCAATGGTAACGAGTTGTTCTGGGTACGAATGGTGACAGGAAGCCTGTACCTGATAATTATTATTACCATGAGCGCCCAATGGCAGGACGTGAAACAAATGATCCGTCATGGTCGCAATCTGCTGTTTCTGATTCCCGGCACCGCTTTGATTGGCATACAGTGGTGGCTGTTTGTCTGGGCTCCAGTCAACCAGCAAACAAAAGAGCTGGCCCTGGGCTACTTCCTTCTGCCTCTGACACTGGCCCTGACCGGCTGGTTCTTTCATGATGAAAAACTGAACCTTGCCCAGAAGCTGGCTATAACCCTGGCAGCATCAGGCATAGCCATCGAGCTTTGGCAACATGGGCAACTGCCCTGGGTAGCCCTGGTTGTTGCCGGGCTTTACCCGGTTTACTTTATGGTGCGGCAAAACGTAAAAGCCAGTGCGGCGAGCATTAAATTTTTTGAAGTTTCAATATTCCTGCCCTTTGCCCTCTACTTTTTGTCACAAAGCAGCGAGTTCATCCTGTGTATTCAAAGCACACCCTCGCTCTGGCTCCTGCTGCCACTGTTTGGCATCATCTGTGCCAGTTCAATGCTGCTGTATGTCAGTGCATCCAAAAAACTACCCTTCAGCCTTTTTGGCTTGCTGTCTTATCTGGAGCCAGCCCTCATCTTTGTGATCGCAGTCGCCGTATTGCAGGAGCCGTTTGAAGCGACACAGTGTGTCACTTATGGTTTAATCTGGGCTGCCACCCTGATCGTGGTCATAGACCTGATCAGACTGTTGCTGCACCAGATTAACCAACAGAAAAAAGGCTAA
- the ruvA gene encoding Holliday junction branch migration protein RuvA, producing MIGRIRGTLVEKQPPHLLVDAGGVGYEVEAPMSVFYQLPEAGAEVVLFTHFVVREDAQLLYGFSSREERELFRTLIKVNGVGPKLGLTLLSGIDAQTFVRCVHENDSATLVKLPGVGKKTAERLIVEMKDKLDRWQSSPLLDGKPMIVGSAMAEAARDTEQEAVSALVALGYKPQDASKVVGKVFMEGMEAEEIIRQSLKSMI from the coding sequence ATGATAGGAAGAATCCGTGGAACTCTGGTCGAGAAACAGCCCCCTCATCTGCTGGTGGATGCTGGTGGGGTAGGCTATGAAGTCGAAGCGCCGATGTCGGTGTTTTATCAGCTTCCGGAGGCCGGGGCGGAAGTGGTGCTGTTCACGCATTTTGTGGTGCGTGAAGATGCCCAGCTACTTTACGGTTTCAGCAGTCGCGAAGAACGGGAACTGTTTCGAACCCTGATTAAAGTAAATGGTGTCGGGCCAAAGCTGGGGCTGACCCTGCTGTCGGGGATTGATGCACAGACTTTTGTGCGCTGTGTTCATGAAAATGACAGTGCCACCCTGGTGAAACTACCGGGTGTTGGCAAGAAAACCGCTGAACGTCTGATTGTTGAAATGAAGGATAAGCTGGATCGCTGGCAGTCTTCACCGCTTCTGGATGGTAAGCCAATGATTGTTGGCAGTGCTATGGCAGAAGCGGCCAGGGATACCGAGCAGGAGGCGGTCAGTGCGCTGGTGGCCCTGGGTTACAAGCCTCAGGACGCCAGTAAAGTGGTCGGTAAAGTGTTTATGGAAGGCATGGAAGCGGAAGAGATCATCCGCCAGTCCCTGAAAAGTATGATCTAA
- a CDS encoding carboxymuconolactone decarboxylase family protein, which translates to MERLKTFFSTLWQLLPSAGLASEYHPSIDGGAVPIPFIVSQRILLNDIIHKQEGTPSLQPPSLSFTGYMQGYTSLPVRERSLIALRSAHLAGARHLIPDIARCALDAGLQASDLERVAEGHLSSGWAKQEALVLRVAEALYSGQTISEQQWKQLKQTYKPQQILDLLFCCAAFHLCVHPN; encoded by the coding sequence ATGGAAAGACTCAAGACCTTCTTCAGCACCCTGTGGCAATTACTTCCCAGCGCTGGTTTAGCCAGCGAATATCACCCGTCTATCGACGGTGGCGCCGTACCGATTCCCTTTATCGTGTCTCAACGTATCCTGCTGAACGATATAATCCATAAACAGGAAGGTACTCCCAGTCTGCAACCACCCTCCCTCAGTTTCACCGGCTATATGCAGGGTTATACCAGCCTGCCGGTAAGAGAACGGTCTTTAATCGCCCTGCGCAGCGCGCACCTTGCTGGCGCTCGTCATCTGATACCGGATATTGCCCGTTGCGCCCTGGATGCCGGATTGCAGGCCAGCGATCTGGAACGGGTGGCGGAAGGCCATCTATCCAGTGGCTGGGCAAAACAAGAAGCGCTGGTTTTGCGTGTTGCAGAAGCACTTTACAGTGGGCAGACCATTAGCGAACAGCAGTGGAAACAGTTGAAACAGACCTATAAACCCCAGCAGATTCTTGATCTGTTGTTCTGTTGTGCCGCCTTCCATTTATGTGTTCACCCGAATTAG
- the ruvC gene encoding crossover junction endodeoxyribonuclease RuvC — translation MAILLGIDPGSRITGYGVIEEVGNQCHYVASGCIRVRDASLPEKLQQIYDSVSALVEQYCPQSVGIEQVFMSRNADSALKLGQARAAAIVAAVNHKLEVAEYSARQVKQAVVGKGSADKHQVQHMVTSILKLSATPQADAADALAIALCHAHTRASLVRMAGVSGTRNRRLTGR, via the coding sequence ATGGCCATACTCCTGGGTATTGATCCCGGCTCCCGTATCACCGGCTATGGCGTTATCGAGGAGGTCGGTAACCAGTGTCATTATGTGGCTTCAGGCTGTATCCGTGTTCGGGATGCTTCACTGCCGGAAAAACTGCAACAGATTTACGACAGTGTTTCGGCCCTGGTGGAGCAATACTGTCCGCAAAGCGTGGGAATAGAACAGGTGTTTATGTCACGCAATGCCGACTCGGCATTAAAGCTTGGGCAGGCGCGGGCGGCGGCCATTGTTGCGGCTGTGAATCACAAGCTGGAAGTGGCGGAGTACTCTGCCCGGCAGGTCAAGCAGGCGGTGGTAGGCAAGGGTTCGGCGGATAAGCATCAGGTTCAGCACATGGTGACTTCGATTCTGAAACTCAGTGCAACACCACAGGCCGACGCTGCCGATGCGTTGGCAATTGCTCTGTGTCATGCCCATACCCGTGCCAGCCTGGTGCGAATGGCGGGAGTGAGTGGGACAAGAAATCGTCGCCTGACTGGAAGGTGA
- the tnpA gene encoding IS200/IS605 family transposase, which produces MSAHNKDLLKGYLRKRHSVTKLVVHLVFTTKYRRKLFDGYMIKQLRESFESACEKLECQLLEMDGEKDHVHLLVAYPPKLAISVMVNNLKSTSSRRLRMLNTHLTAQSKAGLMWSRSYFACSAGGATIETLKDYVNSQSTPD; this is translated from the coding sequence GTGAGCGCACACAATAAAGATTTGCTTAAAGGGTATCTTCGCAAACGACATAGCGTTACCAAGCTGGTTGTTCATTTGGTGTTCACGACAAAGTACAGGCGAAAGCTTTTTGATGGCTATATGATCAAGCAGTTACGGGAGTCGTTCGAGAGTGCATGTGAAAAACTGGAATGCCAGTTACTTGAAATGGATGGCGAAAAAGATCACGTACACCTGTTGGTGGCCTACCCACCAAAACTGGCTATCAGTGTCATGGTAAATAATCTCAAATCAACATCATCAAGACGGTTGCGAATGCTGAATACCCACCTTACTGCTCAGAGCAAAGCAGGCTTAATGTGGTCAAGGTCTTACTTTGCTTGCAGTGCTGGCGGTGCAACTATCGAGACTCTGAAGGACTACGTTAATAGCCAGAGTACACCAGATTGA
- a CDS encoding RNA-guided endonuclease InsQ/TnpB family protein, with the protein MLRATKVRIYPTSEQAEFLDRQFDAVRFVWNKALAIKVHYYKVRGQSLSPKKHLKPLLAKAKKSRKYSWLKNADSIALQQATINLDTAFQNFFNPKLQARFPRFKKKHGKQSSYHCTSVSVGDNWIKIPKCKPIRAKVHREIVGKVKSITLSRTLTGKYFASILADDTQEQPKQIDNLEANQVVGVDMGIADLAITSTGHKTGNPRFLKKAQRNLKRKQQALSRCKKGSKGRHKARLLVAKAHERVAFARNDFQHKLSKQLIDENQAVIVETLKVKNMLKNKRLARSIADAG; encoded by the coding sequence ATGCTGAGAGCCACCAAAGTACGAATCTATCCAACATCAGAGCAGGCGGAATTTCTCGACCGTCAGTTTGATGCTGTGCGGTTCGTATGGAACAAGGCCCTGGCTATTAAGGTTCATTATTACAAGGTTCGTGGGCAGAGCCTTTCTCCCAAAAAACACCTGAAGCCCTTGCTGGCAAAAGCCAAGAAAAGCCGAAAGTACTCATGGCTGAAAAACGCTGACTCTATTGCACTGCAACAGGCCACTATCAATCTGGATACGGCCTTTCAAAACTTTTTCAATCCCAAATTGCAGGCAAGATTTCCTCGCTTCAAGAAAAAGCATGGCAAGCAAAGTAGCTACCATTGTACGTCTGTCTCTGTGGGCGATAACTGGATAAAAATCCCCAAGTGCAAGCCCATAAGGGCTAAAGTGCATCGTGAAATAGTGGGTAAGGTGAAGTCTATCACCCTGAGCAGAACGCTAACCGGCAAGTATTTTGCCTCCATATTGGCTGATGATACCCAGGAACAACCAAAACAGATTGATAATCTTGAAGCTAATCAGGTTGTCGGTGTTGATATGGGGATTGCTGATCTGGCTATCACCAGTACCGGCCATAAGACTGGCAATCCTCGCTTTCTGAAAAAAGCACAACGTAACCTGAAAAGAAAACAACAGGCTCTATCTCGCTGCAAGAAAGGCTCAAAAGGTAGGCACAAAGCCCGTTTATTGGTGGCAAAGGCGCATGAGCGTGTAGCCTTTGCCCGTAATGATTTTCAGCATAAGCTATCAAAACAACTCATCGACGAAAACCAAGCGGTGATTGTGGAGACACTGAAAGTTAAAAACATGCTCAAGAACAAGCGTCTTGCTCGTTCTATTGCTGATGCTGGCTAG
- a CDS encoding transposase yields MTKLEYKAKQEGKHLVKIDQWFASSKTCSVCDLKQEKMPLRIRSWECSCGAIHDRDINAARNIKKQGILKLKAEGLSVSADGGLRKSGRLSVAA; encoded by the coding sequence ATAACCAAACTCGAATACAAGGCAAAGCAGGAAGGTAAACATCTGGTGAAGATAGACCAGTGGTTTGCATCCTCTAAAACTTGCTCAGTCTGCGATTTGAAACAGGAAAAAATGCCATTGAGAATCCGATCATGGGAGTGTAGCTGTGGTGCTATCCATGACCGGGATATTAATGCAGCTCGCAATATCAAGAAGCAAGGCATATTGAAATTAAAGGCGGAAGGACTGTCCGTTTCTGCTGATGGAGGCTTGCGTAAATCCGGCAGACTGTCGGTTGCTGCCTAA
- a CDS encoding helix-turn-helix domain-containing protein — MSKRIIGHTTPTGGNVFSDLGFSPEEAEKLKADSDLKIKADLKIQLMTEITKTIQERHLKQEEAALLMNVNRPRVSDVMTGKASKFTIDALVVMLQRLGRSVILKIA; from the coding sequence ATGAGTAAACGGATTATTGGTCATACGACCCCTACAGGTGGCAATGTATTTTCTGACTTGGGATTCTCCCCTGAGGAAGCTGAGAAATTAAAAGCAGACTCAGATCTGAAAATCAAAGCAGATCTAAAAATTCAGCTGATGACAGAAATTACGAAGACCATTCAGGAGCGCCACCTGAAACAGGAGGAGGCGGCCCTGCTGATGAATGTAAACAGACCCAGAGTCTCTGATGTGATGACAGGAAAAGCCAGCAAATTTACTATTGATGCATTAGTGGTAATGCTACAAAGGCTAGGAAGGTCTGTAATCCTGAAGATTGCCTGA
- a CDS encoding type II toxin-antitoxin system RelE/ParE family toxin has protein sequence MSNEKPIKWMGSALDDLLQFPDPAKREAGYQLSRIQNDLEPEHWKDFKMVGAGAKGIIISEDGDAFRVMYVAKFEEAVYVLHSFQKKTQQTSKQDKQIASRRYKQVVAERSKKRKGG, from the coding sequence TTGAGTAACGAAAAGCCGATAAAGTGGATGGGAAGTGCTCTGGATGACCTGCTCCAGTTTCCTGATCCGGCTAAACGAGAAGCGGGTTACCAGTTAAGCCGTATACAGAATGACCTGGAGCCGGAGCACTGGAAGGACTTTAAAATGGTTGGCGCAGGGGCGAAGGGAATCATCATTTCTGAGGATGGTGATGCTTTTCGTGTAATGTATGTCGCCAAATTTGAAGAAGCGGTATACGTACTGCACAGTTTTCAGAAGAAAACCCAGCAGACCAGCAAGCAGGATAAACAGATCGCCAGCCGACGTTATAAACAAGTTGTTGCTGAGCGTAGTAAGAAGAGGAAAGGCGGATGA
- a CDS encoding type II toxin-antitoxin system RelE/ParE family toxin, with the protein MGSVMSANYTVRQKAQEDVASIWLYTAGQWGEEQADRYLKKIRDKFEWLADNPRAGQRRKDIDPDIYGTPVGIHLILYDVIDEQPDIIAVIHQSSDVKNWLKAR; encoded by the coding sequence ATGGGAAGCGTAATGTCGGCTAACTACACGGTTCGCCAGAAAGCACAGGAGGATGTAGCAAGTATCTGGCTTTATACGGCAGGACAGTGGGGAGAAGAACAGGCCGACCGGTATCTGAAGAAAATCAGGGATAAATTTGAGTGGCTGGCAGACAACCCCAGGGCAGGACAGCGTAGAAAAGATATTGATCCTGACATTTATGGGACACCAGTGGGAATACACCTGATCCTTTACGATGTTATTGACGAACAGCCGGATATTATTGCAGTGATCCATCAAAGTTCAGATGTTAAAAACTGGTTAAAAGCCAGATAA
- a CDS encoding type II toxin-antitoxin system ParD family antitoxin, with product MSRTTSVTLGQHFDELIAELIRQGRFQTVSEAVRAGLALLERDYEEHQAKLQALRHKVEEGRNSPIVENFDMDHLLDQLHGKRNVG from the coding sequence ATGAGCAGAACCACATCCGTTACATTAGGTCAGCACTTCGATGAGCTGATTGCCGAGTTAATCCGGCAAGGTCGTTTCCAAACCGTTAGCGAGGCCGTAAGAGCCGGGCTGGCATTACTGGAAAGAGATTACGAAGAACATCAGGCCAAACTGCAGGCTTTAAGGCATAAGGTAGAAGAAGGTCGTAACAGCCCGATTGTTGAAAACTTTGATATGGATCACCTTCTGGATCAGTTGCATGGGAAGCGTAATGTCGGCTAA